From the genome of Neisseria lisongii, one region includes:
- a CDS encoding sulfite exporter TauE/SafE family protein, which produces MDEMIYGLLVIGFLAGLMDAAIGGGGLLQIPGLFNLLPSSTPVATVLGVGKVASFSGTAMATQQYVRRTVMPWGMLLPAAVLAFAASYFGAKSVAYFPVQYLKPLMLVIMVAMCCYTFLKKDLGQLVRTEPLSRSEKRWGLFFGALIGFYDGIFGPGTGSLLAFVFVRFYGYDFLAANASAKVINSTTNLAALAFFIPHGHVVWAWALPLAAANLFGSFIGAKVAIRCGTRFLRVGFMVLLCLMIGKFTWDLFHV; this is translated from the coding sequence ATGGATGAGATGATTTACGGTTTGCTGGTAATCGGCTTTCTGGCCGGTTTGATGGATGCGGCGATTGGCGGCGGCGGGCTGCTGCAGATTCCGGGGCTGTTTAACCTGTTGCCCTCGTCCACGCCGGTGGCGACGGTGTTGGGCGTGGGCAAAGTGGCTTCGTTTTCGGGAACGGCAATGGCGACGCAGCAATATGTGCGGCGCACCGTGATGCCGTGGGGCATGCTGTTACCGGCGGCGGTGTTGGCGTTTGCCGCCTCTTATTTTGGCGCAAAGTCGGTGGCGTATTTTCCGGTGCAGTATTTAAAACCGTTGATGCTGGTGATTATGGTGGCGATGTGTTGTTACACGTTTCTGAAAAAAGATTTGGGACAGTTGGTGCGCACCGAGCCTTTAAGCCGCAGCGAAAAACGCTGGGGACTGTTTTTCGGCGCATTAATCGGTTTTTACGACGGCATTTTCGGGCCGGGAACGGGAAGCCTGCTGGCGTTTGTGTTCGTCCGTTTTTACGGCTACGATTTTCTGGCGGCGAACGCTTCGGCCAAGGTGATTAATTCGACCACCAATCTGGCGGCGCTGGCGTTTTTTATTCCCCACGGCCATGTGGTGTGGGCATGGGCGCTGCCGCTGGCGGCGGCCAATCTGTTCGGGAGTTTTATCGGCGCTAAAGTAGCCATCCGCTGCGGCACACGCTTTTTGCGGGTCGGGTTTATGGTGCTGCTGTGTTTGATGATCGGGAAATTTACTTGGGATTTGTTTCATGTCTAA
- a CDS encoding disulfide bond formation protein B has protein sequence MNCFRKTLCFTAVLSVLAACGSFASQYLLGMNPCVLCILQRLAVLAVGLAALLTAFNRQRSACVRTFSALLLIAPAAAGAGVAAYQLWLQSLPPGTAPACGAPWTFRLRNWPLFDYWEFVVRGFGDCAVPDYFLGIALPVWSIAYFGFVIALVAFAWWKSRRC, from the coding sequence ATGAACTGCTTCCGCAAAACCCTGTGTTTTACCGCCGTTTTATCAGTACTGGCCGCCTGCGGCTCGTTTGCCTCGCAATACCTGCTGGGCATGAACCCCTGCGTCTTGTGCATTTTGCAGCGGCTCGCCGTATTGGCAGTCGGCCTTGCCGCCCTGCTGACGGCATTCAACCGCCAACGCAGCGCCTGCGTCCGCACCTTCAGCGCCCTGCTGCTGATTGCCCCCGCCGCCGCCGGTGCCGGTGTGGCCGCCTATCAATTATGGCTGCAAAGCCTTCCCCCCGGCACCGCCCCCGCCTGCGGCGCGCCGTGGACCTTCCGCCTGCGCAACTGGCCGCTGTTTGACTATTGGGAATTTGTGGTGCGTGGCTTCGGCGATTGCGCCGTCCCCGACTATTTCCTCGGCATCGCTTTACCGGTATGGAGCATCGCCTATTTCGGCTTCGTAATTGCCTTGGTGGCTTTTGCTTGGTGGAAAAGCCGCCGCTGCTAA
- the hemA gene encoding glutamyl-tRNA reductase gives MQLTAVGLNHQTAPLSIRERLAFAAAALPEAVSNLIGSRAAKEAVILSTCNRTELYCVGDSEHIISWLAEFHQLPIEEIRPYLYTLDSTDTVRHAFRVACGLDSMVLGEPQILGQIKDAVRIAQEQGSLNSRLNSLFQKTFSVAKEVRTDTSVGENSVSMASASVKMAEQIFPNIADLNVLFIGAGEMIELVATYFAAKSPKLITVANRTLPRAQELCDKLSVHAEPCLLNRLPEILHEYDVIVSSTASQLPLVGKGMVERALKQRMNMPVFLLDLAVPRDIEAEVGDLNDAYLYTVDDMMGIVQNGKEARQKAAASAEAMVEAKVGEFIEWQKSRESVPLIRALRDEGEKARRQVLENAMKQLAKGTSAEEVLERLSVQLTNKLLHSPTRTLSQAGSADSNLVEAVAQIYRLDQHE, from the coding sequence ATGCAACTTACCGCCGTCGGACTCAACCACCAAACCGCACCTTTAAGCATACGCGAAAGGCTGGCTTTTGCCGCTGCGGCGCTACCCGAAGCGGTCAGCAACCTGATTGGCAGCCGAGCGGCCAAAGAAGCCGTGATTCTCTCCACCTGCAACCGCACCGAACTTTACTGCGTCGGCGACAGCGAACACATCATCTCTTGGCTGGCCGAGTTCCACCAGCTTCCGATTGAAGAAATCCGCCCCTATCTCTACACGCTGGACAGCACCGACACCGTCCGCCACGCCTTCCGTGTGGCCTGCGGTCTGGATTCCATGGTATTGGGCGAACCGCAGATTTTGGGGCAGATTAAAGATGCCGTGCGCATCGCACAAGAGCAAGGCAGCCTCAACAGCCGGCTCAATTCCCTGTTTCAAAAAACCTTTTCCGTTGCCAAAGAAGTACGCACCGATACCTCGGTGGGTGAAAATTCGGTATCGATGGCATCGGCTTCGGTCAAAATGGCCGAACAGATTTTCCCCAATATTGCCGATTTAAACGTCCTTTTTATCGGCGCAGGCGAAATGATTGAATTGGTCGCCACTTACTTTGCCGCCAAATCGCCGAAACTGATTACCGTTGCCAACCGCACCCTACCCCGTGCGCAGGAATTGTGCGACAAACTGAGCGTACACGCCGAACCGTGCCTGCTCAACCGCCTTCCCGAAATCCTCCATGAATACGATGTGATTGTATCTTCCACCGCCAGCCAGCTCCCGCTGGTCGGCAAAGGCATGGTCGAACGTGCGCTCAAACAGCGTATGAATATGCCTGTTTTTCTGCTGGATTTGGCCGTACCGAGAGACATTGAAGCCGAAGTCGGCGATTTGAACGATGCCTATCTCTACACCGTGGACGACATGATGGGCATTGTCCAAAACGGCAAAGAAGCCCGCCAAAAAGCCGCCGCCTCCGCCGAAGCAATGGTAGAGGCCAAAGTCGGCGAATTTATCGAGTGGCAGAAAAGCCGGGAAAGCGTGCCGCTGATTCGGGCATTGAGAGACGAAGGCGAAAAAGCCCGCCGCCAAGTGTTGGAAAACGCCATGAAACAGCTGGCCAAAGGCACATCCGCCGAAGAAGTATTGGAACGCCTGTCGGTGCAGCTTACCAACAAACTGCTGCATTCCCCGACCCGCACCCTCAGTCAGGCAGGCTCGGCCGACAGCAATCTGGTGGAAGCTGTCGCCCAAATCTACCGCCTGGACCAACACGAGTAA
- the rpoH gene encoding RNA polymerase sigma factor RpoH: protein MNHAFALPAVHSGNGSLEQYIHTVNNIPMLSAEEETRLAERQQKGDLNAAKQLILSHLRVVVSIARGYDGYGLNQADLIQEGNIGLMKAVKRYEPNRGARLFSFAVHWIKAEIHEFILRNWRLVRVATTKPQRKLFFNLRSMRKNLNALSPKEAQDIADDLGVKLSEVLEMEQRMTGHDIGIMADSSDDDDNFAPIDWLADHDAEPTRQIAKKAHYTLQTEGLQNALAQLDDRSRRIVESRWLQDDGGLTLHELAAEYGVSAERIRQIEAKAMQKLRGYLSEESEAVA, encoded by the coding sequence ATGAATCACGCTTTCGCATTACCGGCCGTCCACAGCGGCAACGGCAGCCTCGAGCAGTATATTCATACCGTCAATAATATTCCTATGCTGTCGGCCGAAGAAGAAACCCGACTGGCCGAGCGCCAGCAAAAAGGCGACCTCAACGCCGCCAAACAACTCATTCTTTCCCACCTGCGTGTCGTGGTTTCCATCGCACGGGGCTACGACGGCTACGGCCTCAACCAAGCCGACCTGATTCAGGAAGGCAATATCGGCCTGATGAAAGCCGTAAAACGCTACGAACCCAACCGCGGTGCACGCCTGTTTTCCTTTGCCGTGCATTGGATCAAAGCCGAAATCCACGAATTTATCCTGCGCAACTGGCGCTTGGTGCGTGTTGCCACCACCAAGCCGCAGCGCAAACTGTTTTTCAACCTGCGCAGCATGCGCAAAAACCTCAATGCCCTGTCGCCGAAAGAAGCGCAGGACATCGCCGACGATTTGGGTGTCAAACTTTCCGAAGTATTGGAAATGGAACAGCGCATGACCGGCCACGACATCGGCATTATGGCCGACAGCAGCGATGACGACGACAACTTCGCCCCCATCGACTGGCTCGCCGACCACGATGCTGAACCGACCCGCCAAATCGCCAAAAAAGCCCATTACACCCTGCAAACCGAAGGCCTGCAAAACGCCTTGGCGCAACTGGACGACCGCAGCCGCCGCATTGTCGAAAGCCGCTGGCTGCAGGACGACGGCGGTCTGACCCTACACGAATTGGCCGCCGAATACGGCGTTTCCGCCGAACGCATCCGCCAAATCGAAGCCAAAGCCATGCAGAAACTGCGGGGCTACCTGAGCGAAGAAAGCGAAGCCGTCGCTTAA
- the lnt gene encoding apolipoprotein N-acyltransferase: MIRTLNHYWKHPLIYWPSVIITAAATPLTFAPYYWFWLMPLLFAVLIHLTELRPERSFQTAYLFGLVGYTAQFYWIHTALHDISGLSDLFALPLTLLFPAYLALYPAACFWLLKKFHLPRSLKIGLALPVLWTLTEFARERFLTGFGWGALGYSQITKDSPLAGFAPLGGIHLVTFTTALIGAWLLLMFARSKSPQRRLIPLCLSLLLCIVGYTAQNTEFTRPDGSTRTVALIQGNIEQTLKWDSDQTFPTIQKYYEHIGRTTADLVILPETAIPAMRQNLPENVLTNLADQSQKNGSALAVGIAQYTPDGNHYENVVINLSNYNNSASNEIPYYAKNHLVPFGEYKPLPFITEPLYRMMNMPLSDMKKGGEGQAPLQMKDQKVAFNICYEDGFGDDLIATAKQSTLLANSSNMAWYGDSNAMYQQQQQSQARAMELGRYMVRATNTGATSIISPQGSIVAQAEPNTETVLEGHIKGYTGETPYMKMGSSWPLIGALAALAALLFLLGRFALHLTKTQTAGPAAEDETEATEN; the protein is encoded by the coding sequence ATGATCCGTACCCTCAACCACTACTGGAAACACCCGCTGATTTACTGGCCGTCGGTAATCATCACCGCCGCCGCCACGCCGCTGACGTTTGCCCCTTATTACTGGTTTTGGCTGATGCCGCTGCTGTTTGCCGTTTTGATTCATCTGACCGAATTGCGCCCCGAACGCAGTTTTCAGACGGCCTACCTGTTCGGCCTTGTCGGCTATACCGCCCAGTTTTACTGGATTCACACCGCCCTGCACGACATTTCCGGCCTCTCCGACCTGTTTGCCTTGCCGCTGACCCTGTTGTTCCCCGCCTATCTGGCGCTCTACCCCGCCGCCTGTTTCTGGCTGCTGAAAAAATTCCACCTTCCCCGCAGCCTGAAAATCGGTTTGGCCTTGCCGGTATTGTGGACACTGACCGAATTTGCCCGCGAACGCTTCTTAACCGGCTTCGGCTGGGGCGCACTGGGCTACTCGCAAATCACCAAAGACAGCCCGCTCGCCGGTTTTGCCCCTTTGGGCGGCATACACTTGGTTACATTCACCACCGCCCTGATCGGCGCATGGCTGCTGCTGATGTTCGCCCGCAGCAAATCGCCGCAACGCCGCCTGATTCCGCTGTGCCTGTCGCTGCTGCTCTGCATTGTCGGCTACACCGCCCAAAACACCGAATTTACCCGCCCCGACGGCAGCACCCGCACCGTCGCTCTGATTCAGGGCAACATCGAACAAACGCTGAAATGGGACAGCGATCAAACCTTCCCCACCATTCAGAAATATTACGAACACATCGGCCGCACCACCGCCGATTTGGTGATTTTGCCCGAAACCGCCATTCCCGCAATGCGGCAAAATCTACCTGAAAACGTTTTAACCAACCTTGCCGACCAATCGCAAAAAAACGGCAGCGCATTGGCAGTCGGCATCGCCCAATACACGCCCGACGGCAACCATTATGAAAACGTCGTCATCAACCTGAGCAACTACAACAACAGCGCCAGCAACGAAATCCCGTATTACGCCAAAAACCACCTCGTGCCGTTTGGCGAATACAAACCGCTTCCTTTCATCACCGAACCGCTCTACCGTATGATGAACATGCCGCTTTCCGACATGAAAAAAGGCGGCGAAGGCCAAGCGCCGCTGCAGATGAAAGACCAAAAAGTCGCCTTCAACATCTGCTATGAAGACGGTTTCGGCGACGACTTAATCGCCACCGCCAAACAGTCCACCCTGCTCGCCAACAGCAGCAATATGGCATGGTATGGCGACTCCAATGCCATGTACCAACAGCAGCAGCAATCTCAGGCACGGGCAATGGAATTAGGACGTTATATGGTGCGTGCCACCAATACCGGCGCAACCTCCATCATCTCGCCACAAGGCAGCATCGTCGCCCAAGCCGAGCCGAACACCGAAACCGTGTTGGAAGGCCACATCAAAGGCTATACCGGCGAAACCCCGTATATGAAAATGGGCAGTTCGTGGCCGTTAATCGGCGCTCTCGCCGCCCTCGCCGCCCTGCTCTTCCTGCTCGGCAGATTTGCTCTGCACTTAACCAAAACCCAAACCGCCGGTCCGGCAGCGGAAGACGAAACCGAAGCAACAGAAAACTAA
- a CDS encoding DUF808 domain-containing protein has product MAFASLLTLLDDITAVLDDVALMTKVAAKKTAGVVGDDLALNANQVTGVPTDRELPIIWAVAKGSLVNKLILVPAALLFSAFAPALITPLLMIGGAYLCFEGVEKILHKLLHRHENSRTDHRPDELIDEKAKISGAIRTDFILSAEIIIIALGVVSEYSITTQCLTMAAIGLAMTVLVYGLVGIIVKIDDFGLYLINKGRAARAFGQSLIAFMPWFMRLLSIVGTLAMFLVGGGLITHNFAPLHDWLHAVHWDAGWAGQTANLAAGLLVGAAVCAVVLPISAAFGKKHSS; this is encoded by the coding sequence ATGGCATTTGCCTCTCTGCTCACCCTATTGGACGACATTACCGCCGTTTTGGACGATGTGGCACTGATGACCAAAGTGGCCGCTAAGAAAACCGCCGGCGTGGTCGGCGATGATTTGGCGCTCAATGCCAATCAGGTTACCGGCGTTCCCACCGATCGGGAATTGCCGATTATTTGGGCGGTTGCCAAAGGCTCGCTGGTCAATAAACTGATACTCGTTCCCGCCGCCCTGTTGTTCTCGGCCTTTGCACCGGCGCTGATTACGCCGCTGTTGATGATCGGCGGCGCATATTTGTGTTTTGAAGGCGTGGAAAAAATCCTGCACAAACTGCTGCACCGCCATGAAAACAGCCGCACCGACCATCGCCCTGATGAATTGATAGACGAAAAAGCCAAAATCAGCGGTGCCATCCGCACCGATTTTATCCTGTCCGCCGAAATCATCATTATTGCACTGGGCGTGGTCAGCGAATACAGCATCACCACCCAATGCCTGACCATGGCCGCCATCGGCTTGGCGATGACGGTGTTGGTGTACGGCTTGGTCGGCATCATTGTCAAAATCGACGATTTCGGCCTGTATCTGATAAACAAAGGCCGTGCCGCCCGTGCTTTCGGCCAAAGCCTGATTGCCTTTATGCCGTGGTTTATGCGGCTGTTGAGCATAGTCGGCACACTGGCGATGTTTTTGGTCGGCGGCGGGCTGATTACCCATAATTTTGCGCCGCTGCACGACTGGCTGCACGCCGTCCATTGGGACGCAGGTTGGGCGGGACAAACCGCCAATCTCGCCGCCGGACTGCTGGTCGGTGCCGCCGTGTGTGCCGTTGTTCTACCGATTAGTGCCGCATTCGGCAAAAAACATTCGTCATAA
- the nagZ gene encoding beta-N-acetylhexosaminidase — translation MSAPSLPRGPVMADVEGLALTPEEKKRLLDPAIGGIILFRRNFENIDQLKNLIREIKALRQPELIIAVDHEGGRVQRFIPGFTRLPAMSVLGEVWDTQGEAAAKHYAEQVGWVLAAELSACGIDLSFAPVLDLDWGKSAVIGNRSFHRNAEIVSELALALQRGLNRGGMKSCGKHFPGHGFAEGDSHLDRPSDKRTLAELAAEDMLPFQRLSDAGMAAVMPAHVVYPQIDSRPAGFSAVWLKDILRKQIGFQGVIFTDDLTMEGACAAGGICERADSAFAAGCDIALVCNRPDLVDELRAAFKMPDNPDLARRWQYMANTLGQAAAEKMLQQTDFQAAQALTAALASPKDTAGGVQVGEAF, via the coding sequence ATGTCTGCACCCTCTCTGCCGCGCGGCCCGGTGATGGCCGATGTCGAAGGCCTTGCCCTGACTCCGGAAGAAAAAAAACGCCTGCTCGATCCGGCCATCGGCGGCATTATTCTGTTCCGCCGCAATTTTGAAAATATTGACCAACTCAAGAATCTGATTCGGGAAATCAAAGCCCTGCGCCAACCCGAACTGATTATCGCCGTCGATCACGAAGGCGGACGGGTTCAACGCTTTATCCCCGGTTTCACCCGCCTGCCCGCCATGAGCGTATTGGGCGAAGTTTGGGATACGCAGGGCGAAGCCGCTGCCAAACATTATGCCGAACAGGTCGGCTGGGTTTTGGCCGCCGAATTGAGCGCCTGCGGGATAGATTTATCGTTTGCCCCCGTATTGGATTTAGACTGGGGCAAATCCGCCGTTATCGGCAACCGCAGTTTCCACCGCAATGCCGAAATCGTGAGCGAACTGGCGCTGGCGCTGCAGCGGGGCTTAAACCGCGGCGGTATGAAATCCTGCGGCAAACATTTTCCCGGCCACGGTTTCGCCGAGGGCGACAGCCACCTCGACCGCCCGTCAGACAAACGCACGCTGGCGGAATTAGCCGCTGAAGACATGTTGCCGTTTCAACGTTTGAGCGACGCAGGCATGGCTGCCGTGATGCCCGCCCACGTTGTTTATCCGCAAATCGACAGCCGTCCTGCAGGTTTTTCCGCCGTATGGCTGAAAGACATTCTGCGCAAGCAAATCGGCTTTCAGGGCGTCATTTTCACCGACGATTTAACCATGGAAGGCGCTTGCGCCGCCGGCGGCATTTGCGAACGTGCCGACAGCGCCTTTGCCGCCGGTTGCGATATTGCGCTGGTGTGCAACCGCCCTGATTTGGTGGACGAATTGCGTGCCGCATTCAAAATGCCTGACAACCCCGATTTGGCACGCCGCTGGCAATATATGGCCAACACGCTGGGACAGGCCGCCGCCGAAAAAATGCTGCAACAGACGGATTTCCAAGCCGCCCAAGCCTTAACCGCCGCCCTTGCCTCGCCGAAAGACACCGCAGGCGGCGTTCAGGTCGGCGAAGCGTTTTAA
- a CDS encoding Na+/H+ antiporter NhaC family protein, which translates to MQLIDYSDSFLSVVPAFLALALAIITRRVLLSLGIGVLVGVFMLVGGAPLDAAAQLKSMAVSLIWDGNDWSLGKLKILIFLLLLGIFTSLLTYSGSNQAFADWAKQHIKDQRGAKMLTACLVFVTFIDDYFHSLAVGAIARPVTDKFKVSRAKLAYILDSTAAPMCVLMPVSSWGASIIATLSGLLVTYHITGYTPMGLFVSMSLMNYYALFALLMVFTVAYFSFDIGSMAELERAARESEAGDSTESSHGQGRVYALIIPVLVLIFSTIAAMLYTGAQALDSFSLLGAFENTDVNTSLVFGGVCGVSAVLLCTIGTIAGKDYPHAVFQGMKSMIGAITILILAWLISIVVSDMHTGEYLSKLVAGNINPALLPAILFLLGSVMAFATGTSWGTFGIMLPIAAAMAVKVDPSLTVPCMSAVMAGAVCGDHCSPISDTTILSSTGAHCNHIDHVTSQLPYALTVAASATVGYLALGFTQSALLGFIVSGIAMFGLILLLKNKQNRPA; encoded by the coding sequence ATGCAACTAATTGACTACTCTGATTCTTTTTTATCCGTCGTACCGGCTTTTCTGGCGCTGGCACTGGCGATTATCACCCGTCGGGTGCTGCTTTCACTGGGTATCGGCGTTTTGGTCGGCGTGTTTATGCTGGTCGGCGGTGCGCCGCTGGACGCTGCAGCGCAGTTGAAATCAATGGCGGTTTCGCTGATTTGGGACGGCAACGACTGGTCTTTGGGCAAACTCAAAATCCTGATTTTCCTGTTGCTGCTCGGCATTTTCACTTCGCTGCTGACCTATTCCGGAAGTAATCAGGCATTTGCCGACTGGGCGAAACAGCATATCAAAGACCAACGCGGTGCCAAAATGCTGACTGCCTGCCTGGTGTTCGTAACCTTTATCGACGACTATTTCCACAGCCTGGCCGTCGGTGCGATTGCCCGTCCGGTAACCGACAAATTCAAAGTTTCCCGTGCCAAGCTGGCGTATATTCTCGACTCAACCGCTGCGCCGATGTGCGTTTTGATGCCGGTTTCCAGTTGGGGCGCTTCGATTATCGCCACACTTTCCGGCCTGCTGGTTACCTACCACATCACCGGCTACACGCCGATGGGGCTGTTTGTTTCCATGAGTCTGATGAACTACTACGCCCTGTTTGCCCTGCTGATGGTGTTCACCGTGGCCTATTTCTCTTTCGACATCGGCTCGATGGCGGAATTGGAACGTGCCGCCCGTGAAAGCGAAGCCGGTGATTCAACAGAAAGCAGCCACGGCCAAGGTCGGGTTTATGCACTGATTATTCCGGTTTTGGTGCTGATTTTTTCAACTATTGCCGCCATGCTCTACACCGGTGCGCAGGCCTTAGACAGCTTCAGCCTGCTGGGTGCGTTTGAAAACACCGATGTGAACACTTCTCTGGTATTCGGCGGCGTATGCGGCGTATCGGCGGTGTTGCTGTGTACAATCGGCACGATTGCGGGCAAAGACTACCCGCACGCCGTATTCCAAGGCATGAAATCCATGATCGGGGCGATTACCATTCTGATTTTGGCATGGCTGATCAGCATCGTGGTCAGCGATATGCACACCGGCGAATACCTTTCCAAACTGGTTGCGGGCAACATCAACCCTGCCCTGCTGCCGGCGATTCTGTTCCTGCTAGGTAGCGTGATGGCGTTTGCCACCGGCACCAGCTGGGGTACGTTCGGCATTATGCTGCCGATTGCCGCTGCAATGGCGGTGAAAGTCGATCCGTCGCTGACCGTACCGTGTATGTCTGCGGTGATGGCGGGCGCAGTATGCGGCGACCACTGTTCGCCGATTTCCGACACCACCATTCTGTCGTCCACCGGCGCACACTGCAACCACATCGACCACGTTACTTCGCAACTGCCTTACGCCCTGACCGTCGCCGCTTCGGCCACCGTCGGTTATCTGGCGCTGGGCTTTACCCAATCTGCCCTGCTTGGCTTTATTGTCAGCGGTATCGCCATGTTCGGCCTGATTCTGCTGCTGAAAAACAAACAAAACCGGCCTGCCTGA
- a CDS encoding DegQ family serine endoprotease, whose product MNKPASSYLALATAALFALGGCDKVDHFFGNSQTDETPVQRIEPKNDNTIGMLLPDFAQLVQNEGATVVNIQALPNRQNSGNESGMDLSQFPENDPFYEFFKRLVPNMPDIGQDDSPESNASFGSGFIISADGYILTNAHVVNGMDNIKVMLNDKREYSAKLIGADSQSDVALLKIDADNLPTIKVGNAHDLKPGEWVAAIGAPFGFDNSVTAGIVSAKGRSLPNENYTPFIQTDVAINPGNSGGPLFNLKGQVVGINSQIYSRSGGFMGISFAIPIDVAMNVAEQLKTTGKVQRGQLGVIIQEVSYALAQSFGLEKAGGALIARVLPNSPAAAAGLQTGDIVLSVNGEEVRASSDLPVMVGSFTPGNEVKLGIWRKDKQIDISVKLASVEPLNAGGKIIHDDPAYQDDVRNFSVEEAGLTLQTRIAGGKQLVVVTGAAGAAERAGLKRGDQILAIGQTAVEDETTLRNALAKSGKNVPLLIQRNNDTVFLALNLQ is encoded by the coding sequence GTGAACAAACCCGCATCTTCCTACCTCGCCCTTGCCACCGCCGCCCTGTTTGCGCTGGGCGGGTGCGACAAAGTCGATCATTTTTTCGGCAACAGCCAAACAGACGAAACGCCGGTGCAGCGTATCGAACCGAAAAACGACAACACCATCGGTATGCTGCTGCCCGACTTTGCCCAACTGGTACAAAACGAAGGCGCAACCGTCGTCAATATCCAAGCCCTGCCGAACCGCCAAAACTCAGGCAACGAAAGCGGCATGGATTTGAGCCAGTTTCCCGAAAACGATCCGTTTTACGAATTTTTCAAACGCTTGGTGCCGAATATGCCCGACATCGGCCAAGATGACAGCCCCGAGAGCAACGCCAGCTTCGGTTCGGGCTTCATCATCAGTGCCGACGGCTATATTTTAACCAATGCCCACGTTGTCAACGGCATGGACAACATTAAAGTCATGCTCAACGACAAACGGGAATATTCCGCCAAATTAATCGGTGCCGACAGCCAGTCTGACGTAGCCCTGCTGAAAATCGATGCCGACAATCTGCCGACCATCAAAGTCGGCAACGCCCACGATTTGAAACCCGGCGAATGGGTGGCCGCCATCGGCGCACCATTCGGATTTGACAACAGCGTAACCGCCGGTATCGTGTCCGCCAAAGGCCGCAGCCTGCCGAACGAAAACTACACGCCGTTTATCCAAACCGACGTTGCCATCAACCCCGGCAATTCCGGCGGCCCGCTGTTTAACCTGAAAGGTCAGGTTGTCGGCATCAATTCACAGATTTACAGCCGCAGCGGCGGCTTTATGGGCATTTCGTTTGCCATTCCGATTGACGTGGCGATGAATGTTGCCGAACAGCTCAAAACCACCGGTAAAGTCCAACGCGGCCAACTCGGCGTGATTATTCAGGAAGTATCGTATGCCTTGGCTCAATCCTTCGGTTTGGAAAAAGCCGGCGGCGCACTGATTGCCCGAGTACTGCCCAACAGCCCCGCCGCAGCCGCAGGCCTGCAAACCGGAGACATCGTATTGAGCGTCAATGGCGAAGAAGTGCGTGCTTCCAGCGATTTGCCGGTGATGGTCGGCTCGTTTACACCGGGTAACGAAGTGAAACTGGGTATTTGGCGCAAAGACAAACAGATCGACATCAGCGTCAAACTTGCCAGCGTCGAGCCGCTGAATGCCGGCGGCAAAATCATTCACGACGACCCTGCTTATCAGGACGACGTACGCAATTTCAGCGTGGAAGAAGCCGGATTAACCCTGCAAACCCGCATTGCCGGCGGCAAACAGTTGGTAGTGGTAACCGGCGCAGCAGGTGCAGCCGAACGTGCCGGACTGAAACGGGGCGACCAGATTCTCGCCATCGGCCAAACAGCGGTTGAAGACGAAACCACGCTGCGCAATGCCTTGGCAAAAAGCGGCAAAAATGTTCCGCTGCTGATCCAACGCAACAACGATACTGTGTTTTTAGCCCTAAATCTGCAATAA